From one Leguminivora glycinivorella isolate SPB_JAAS2020 chromosome 5, LegGlyc_1.1, whole genome shotgun sequence genomic stretch:
- the LOC125225985 gene encoding craniofacial development protein 2-like, which translates to MNSTPSRKIMPSDPASARRRENTGSPDVKFVTGEEYAITEAMPLSRRKKNKPLLIGTWNVRSLIKTGKLENTIQEMKRLQLSILGLSEIKWSDNGIVNKDDVTLYYSGKPAAEKNHHYGVGMLIKKEMSKFVTNFVPYSDRCMLLQFNAKPFNLSVLQVYAPTARSTNDKIESFYKEVEELIQSINSQDMIIILGDMNAKIGRGAVGKTVGDYGLGERNERGDRLLQFCVEKDLIITNTWYQHPPRRLYTWTSPRDTAEHVAHKRALSKQLLEEREESEVELQKVINKNSELKRELADNDVQLTDARGEVDRLQGTIDTFNQCASTHEVALARITQLEEELDFEKAFDNVKHEKLMHILNKTEIDSKDQRIIRNLYWNQNNKYQFLRKIIEGKIEGKRSRGGRKLTWMNNIKSWTSNENAAILSRIAQDRNKFREMVADVR; encoded by the exons ATGAACAGTACACCCAGCAGAAAGATTATGCCCAGCGATCCGGCTAGCGCCCGGCGTCGGGAGAATACCGGGTCTCCCGATGTAAAATTTGTAACCGGAGAAGAATATGCGATCACAGAAGCCATGCCATTATCAAGAAGAAAGAAGAATAAACCGCTACTAATAGGCACCTGGAATGTAAGGAGCCTTATCAAGACAGGAAAACTAGAGAATACCATTCAGGAAATGAAAAGACTCCAGTTGAGTATTCTGGGACTAAGTGAGATCAAATGGTCTGACAATGGCATAGTAAATAAGGATGACGTAACGCTATACTACTCTGGAAAGCCAGCAGCAGAAAAGAACCACCATTACGGTGTCGGAATGTTGATTAAGAAGGAAATGTCAAAGTTCGTAACCAATTTTGTTCCATACTCGGATAGATGTATGCTGTTGCAGTTCAATGCTAAACcctttaatttaagtgttcttCAGGTATATGCGCCTACAGCTCGAAGCACAAATGACAAAATCGAATCATTTTATAAAGAAGTAGAAGAGCTAATACAGAGCATCAATTCACAAGACATGATCATTATACTAGGCGATATGAATGCCAAGATTGGTAGAGGAGCCGTAGGAAAAACAGTAGGAGACTATGGGCTTGGCGAAAGAAACGAAAGGGGCGATAGATTACTACAATTCTGCGTCGAAAAGGACTTAATAATAACAAACACCTGGTATCAACACCCACCCAGACGATTATACACGTGGACATCTCCCCGAGACACAGCCGAACATGTT GCTCATAAGAGGGCCTTGTCGAAGCAGTTGTTGGAGGAAAGGGAGGAAAGCGAAGTGGAGCTCCAGAAAGTAATCAACAAAAACTCAGAATTGAAAAGGGAGCTGGCGGACAATGATGTGCAGCTGACTGATGCCCGCGGAGAAGTGGACCGTTTGCAAGGCACAATAGACACCTTCAACCAGTGCGCTTCGACACATGAAGTGGCCTTGGCCCGCAtcacacagttagaagaagaactgg attttgaGAAAGCATTCGACAACGTAAAACACGAAAAACTAATGCATATACTCAATAAGACCGAAATAGACAGCAAAGACCAAAGAATTATCAGAAACCTGTACTGGAACCA GaacaataaatatcaatttttAAGGAAAATAATAGAAGGCAAAATAGAGGGCAAGAGAAGTAGAGGAGGAAGGAAGCTAACCtggatgaataatattaaaagcTGGACTAGTAATGAGAACGCTGCCATTCTGAGCAGAATAGCACAGGACAGGAATAAGTTCCGAGAGATGGTCGCCGACGTCCGATGA